From Apium graveolens cultivar Ventura chromosome 9, ASM990537v1, whole genome shotgun sequence, the proteins below share one genomic window:
- the LOC141685898 gene encoding protein FAR1-RELATED SEQUENCE 5-like, with translation MKFLSETKGGVENLGFSNQDVRNVIRDIRRRVFDSGDAECGLLLLQELQENSFGNFFYRVDVDDDNRVRGLVWVDPRSMNVYKNFGDVVMFDSTYRTNRYCMPFIPITGINHHYQNILFGFALVRDETEASYKWV, from the coding sequence ATGAAGTTTCTTAGCGAGACAAAGGGGGGTGTTGAAAATCTTGGTTTTTCTAATCAAGACGTGCGTAATGTCATACGTGATATTCGGCGCCGAGTGTTTGATTCGGGTGATGCGGAGTGCGGATTACTTTTGCTACAAGAACTACAAGAAAATAGTTTTGGTAATTTCTTTTATCGGGTGGATGTAGATGATGATAATCGTGTACGGGGTTTGGTGTGGGTTGATCCTCGATCCATGAACGTGTACAAGAATTTTGGTGATGTGGTTATGTTCGATTCAACTTACCGGACGAATAGGTATTGTATGCCTTTCATACCTATTACGGGCATaaaccaccattatcaaaatatACTATTTGGATTTGCACTTGTAAGGGATGAGACTGAGGCATCGTATAAGTGGGTTTGA
- the LOC141687041 gene encoding pentatricopeptide repeat-containing protein At4g16470 — protein sequence MKSRIMNFPKPKSCMYFFTMKHPTNPLYLYAKSTLFKRAFQYHTHSSSCSKEIVGPMFAGKISTTVNRRLRPHTRCSQDEAIKDFLYLDETLRDLIYSGRLVPAIELLCRSKVAVESQTYRLLLQECIFKEDYKKGNRIHAQMVVVGFVPDEYLKVKLLILYAKSGNLDTAHIFFDQLLEKTVISWNAMIGGYVQNSLEVVGLNLYHSMRQCGFRPDQFTFSSVLRACATLALLEQGKRAHCILIKSQNTGNVVVNSALIDMYFKCSCPYDGQLVFDTSPVRNVITWTSLINGYGQQGRVVEVLASFNKMISEKFKPNYVTFLAVLCACSHGGLVNEGWEYFLSMTRDFGIQPKGKHYAAVVDILARAGRIEEAYEFVWDSPCKERSVIWGSLLEACKVQGNMDMMKFAARKYFELEFDNAGKYVVLSNAYAAVGLWDNVSEIRSGMKEMGLKKEPSYSMIEDQKEAHYFYMGHNAHKYIERLYEVIKALTRTLKDDDFVPDISRVWQED from the exons ATGAAATCAAGAATCATGAACTTCCCAAAACCCAAATCATGTATGTATTTTTTCACCATGAAACATCCCACAAATCCTTTGTATCTATATGCAAAATCAACCCTTTTCAAAAGGGCTTTTCAGTATCACACTCACTCTTCTTCTTGTTCAAAAGAGATTGTGGGCCCCATGTTTGCCGGAAAAATCTCCACCACTGTTAACCGAAGACTCCGCCCACATACTAG ATGCTCCCAGGATGAGGCCATTAAAGATTTCTTGTATTTGGATGAGACATTGAGAGATCTGATCTACTCGGGAAGGCTGGTACCAGCAATTGAATTGTTGTGTCGCTCTAAGGTGGCAGTGGAATCTCAAACATATCGTCTTCTTTTGCAAGAATGCATATTTAAGGAAGACTATAAAAAAGGAAATAGAATTCATGCGCAAATGGTTGTTGTTGGATTTGTTCCTGATGAATATCTTAAGGTCAAGTTACTTATACTGTATGCAAAATCTGGTAATCTTGATACTGCTCATATATTTTTTGATCAATTACTGGAGAAAACTGTGATTTCATGGAACGCAATGATAGGGGGTTATGTTCAGAACAGTCTTGAAGTAGTGGGACTGAATCTTTATCATAGTATGAGACAGTGTGGTTTTCGACCTGATCAGTTCACATTCTCATCAGTCTTAAGAGCCTGTGCCACTTTGGCACTTCTCGAACAAGGGAAGCGAGCTCATTGTATCTTGATAAAGAGTCAGAATACTGGGAATGTCGTAGTTAATAGTGCCCTTATTGATATGTATTTCAAGTGCAGCTGCCCCTACGATGGCCAGTTGGTATTTGACACATCTCCTGTGAGGAATGTTATTACATGGACTTCTTTGATAAATGGATATGGTCAGCAGGGAAGAGTAGTAGAGGTTTTGGCATCCTTTAATAAGATGATCTCCGAAAAATTTAAGCCAAACTATGTGACTTTTCTTGCAGTTCTTTGTGCTTGTAGCCATGGAGGTTTGGTTAACGAAGGTTGGGAATATTTCTTGTCAATGACTAGAGATTTTGGTATTCAACCAAAAGGGAAACATTATGCTGCAGTTGTTGATATCTTAGCAAGAGCTGGCAGAATAGAAGAAGCCTACGAGTTTGTTTGGGACTCACCTTGTAAAGAACGCTCGGTGATATGGGGTTCTCTTCTGGAGGCCTGTAAGGTGCAAGGTAACATGGACATGATGAAGTTTGCTGCGAGGAAATattttgagttggaatttgatAATGCAGGGAAGTATGTTGTCTTGTCTAATGCTTATGCAGCTGTTGGTTTATGGGACAATGTCTCTGAAATAAGGAGTGGAATGAAGGAAATGGGATTAAAGAAGGAGCCAAGTTATAGCATGATTGAGGACCAAAAGGAGGCACACTACTTTTATATGGGTCATAATGCTCACAAATATATAGAACGACTATACGAGGTTATAAAAGCATTGACTCGCACTCTCAAGGACGATGACTTTGTTCCTGATATAAGCAGAGTCTGGCAAGAAGATTAA
- the LOC141686594 gene encoding uncharacterized protein LOC141686594, translated as MLKRLNLGSHYVKKLQSLCKNPIFTYCSLTGDDENVVGTCDEKIETDWESLLEPFDIEQLRKSLNRITPFQLNKLLQLPLDVPTCMDLFHKAGTQMGYTHTFDVYCTLITKLGAVGEFKLIDGLLLRMKEEGVVFRESLFISVMRCYARAGLPGQSTRLLFDMRNVFSCEPSFRSYNVVLDILVAGDCPAVAPNVFYEMLRKGVSPTVFTFGVVMKALCMVNEVDSACSLLRDMTKHGCVPNSVIYQTLIHALCKVNRINDVLKYLEEMFLMGCTPDVDTFNDVIHGLCRAKRIHEGAKLVDRMLLRGFNPSKFTYGILIDGLCRTGQVDKAGALLERVPEPNVVLFNTLINGYVSSGRFDDANAVLRQRMTAVGCRPDIYTYNIMIRGLCLKKCFSLARNLMKEMEILGCKPNVITYTSLIDGFCKAGRLKEAEDVIHEMSALGISLNTVGYNCLIHALAKDEKAKEAVELYSDMMNRGCKPDAFTFNSLIYGLCKVDQIEDALALVRDMLLEGVIANTITYNTLINSFLRRGELQEALKLINDMLFRGCALDEITYNSMIKALCMEGSVEKALGLFEEMIRKGLTPKIISCNILINGLCRIGKIENAFEFLKDIIQRGLRPDVVTYNSLINGLCKMGHVQEALGLFEKILLEGICPDTITYSTLICSFCKADMLDDAYALLCRGVSNGFVPNDVTWYFLIRYSVIKKYEEISIFHHLEITWRRLGI; from the coding sequence ATGCTAAAAAGATTGAATCTTGGTTCTCATTATGTCAAAAAGCTACAATCTTTGTGTAAAAATCCAATCTTTACATATTGTAGCTTAACTGGGGATGATGAGAATGTTGTTGGTACTTGTGATGAAAAAATTGAAACAGATTGGGAGAGTTTACTTGAACCATTTGATATCGAACAGCTTCGAAAGTCGCTTAATCGAATTACCCCGTTTCAGCTTAATAAGTTGCTTCAACTCCCTCTCGATGTCCCTACTTGTATGGATTTGTTCCATAAGGCAGGGACTCAAATGGGGTATACTCATACGTTTGATGTGTATTGTACTTTGATTACTAAACTTGGGGCGGTCGGGGAGTTTAAGTTGATTGATGGATTGTTGTTGCGGATGAAAGAGGAAGGGGTTGTGTTTAGGGAGTCGCTTTTTATTTCTGTAATGAGGTGTTATGCTAGGGCTGGTTTACCTGGTCAATCGACACGGTTACTTTTTGATATGAGGAATGTGTTTAGTTGTGAACCTAGTTTTAGGTCGTATAATGTTGTTTTGGATATATTGGTGGCTGGGGATTGTCCGGCTGTTGCACCGAATGTTTTTTATGAGATGTTGCGCAAGGGTGTTTCTCCAACTGTTTTCACTTTTGGTGTGGTGATGAAAGCGCTTTGTATGGTTAATGAGGTGGATTCTGCGTGTTCGCTTTTAAGAGATATGACAAAACATGGGTGTGTACCGAATTCAGTTATTTACCAGACACTAATACATGCGCTTTGTAAGGTGAATAGAATAAATGATGTACTAAAATATTTGGAGGAAATGTTTCTGATGGGTTGCACACCTGATGTTGATACTTTTAATGATGTTATTCATGGTCTTTGCCGTGCTAAGAGGATTCATGAAGGTGCTAAATTGGTCGATAGAATGCTTCTCCGAGGCTTCAATCCTAGCAAGTTTACTTATGGAATTCTGATAGATGGATTATGCCGAACTGGTCAAGTTGATAAAGCCGGAGCTTTGCTAGAAAGAGTGCCTGAACCTAATGTTGTTTTGTTCAATACTTTGATTAATGGTTATGTGTCCAGTGGACGGTTTGATGATGCCAATGCTGTTTTAAGGCAGAGGATGACGGCTGTTGGTTGCCGTCCAGACATCTATACATATAACATAATGATTCGTGGTCTGTGTTTGAAGAAATGTTTTTCATTAGCTCGCAATTTGATGAAAGAGATGGAAATTTTGGGTTGCAAGCCCAATGTTATAACATACACGAGTTTAATTGATGGGTTCTGCAAGGCTGGCAGATTAAAGGAAGCAGAAGACGTTATCCATGAAATGTCAGCACTGGGGATCAGCTTAAACACTGTCGGATACAACTGCCTGATACATGCTTTAGCTAAGGATGAGAAGGCCAAGGAGGCTGTGGAACTATACTCTGACATGATGAACAGAGGATGTAAACCTGATGCATTCACTTTCAATTCTCTGATATATGGGCTCTGCAAGGTTGATCAGATAGAAGATGCATTGGCATTAGTCCGAGATATGTTATTGGAAGGTGTAATTGCCAACACTATAACTTACAATACCTTAATTAATTCTTTTTTGAGGAGAGGTGAATTGCAGGAAGCGCTTAAGCTTATAAATGATATGTTATTCAGAGGCTGTGCCCTTGATGAAATTACATACAACTCCATGATAAAGGCACTTTGCATGGAGGGGTCTGTTGAGAAAGCATTGGGACTATTTGAGGAAATGATCAGGAAGGGATTAACTCCCAAAATCATATCATGCAACATTTTGATCAATGGCTTGTGCAGAATTGGAAAAATTGAAAATGCATTTGAGTTTTTGAAAGATATTATACAACGAGGACTGAGACCTGATGTAGTCACTTACAACAGTCTCATAAATGGTTTGTGCAAGATGGGGCATGTGCAAGAAGCTCTGGGCCTCTTTGAGAAGATACTGCTTGAAGGAATTTGTCCAGATACTATCACTTACAGCACTTTGATCTGTTCATTTTGTAAAGCAGACATGCTTGATGATGCATATGCACTGTTATGCAGAGGCGTGAGCAACGGATTTGTACCTAATGACGTCACATGGTATTTTTTGATCAGATATTCTGTCATCAAAAAGTATGAGGAGATCTCGATATTCCATCATTTGGAAATCACTTGGAGAAGATTGGGTATCTGA
- the LOC141686595 gene encoding uncharacterized protein LOC141686595: MSSSAYAAAFNSLGLAYKTTKGAPGTGSGSADIEGGAESSAPRNVADPGNAPLAKDPDIQEISDEEPPSKKRKSAPGKPPHGKTVVADRVICDSEGKGPDGAPIRIGTKSLIDLAGFMSSIPSEEDWEEVEGYNMAAALKRVTGQWGQLGSAMSICSDVAFTELKEANNRTKAEKILSDYLRGELEEAREGFRVVEPG, translated from the exons ATGTCCTCTTCAGCTTATGCAGCAGCTTTTAACTCGTTGGGGTTGGCATACAAGACAACCAAGGGGGCCCCTGGTACCGGATCCGGATCTGCGGATATAGAAGGCGGTGCCGAATCTTCTGCTCCCCGTAATGTTGCTGATCCGGGTAATGCTCCCTTGGCTAAGGACCCTGACATCCAGGAAATCTCTGATGAGGAACCTCCTTCGAAGAAGAGGAAATCCGCCCCGGGAAAGCCTCCTCACGGAAAAACTGTTGTTGCTGACCGGGTCATATGCGACTCGGAGGGGAAGGGACCGGATGGAGCTCCTATCCGGATAGGGACAAAGAGCCTTATTGATCTGGCCGGGTTCATGTCCAGTATCCCCTCCGAAGAAGATTGGGAGGAGGTTGAGGGCTACAATATGGCTGCTGCCTTGAAGAGGGTCACAGGTCAATGGGGGCAG CTTGGGAGTGCAATGTCCATTTGCTCCGACGTTGCTTTCACTGAGCTCAAGGAGGCTAACAACCGGACTAAGGCTGAGAAGATACTATCTGATTACCTGAGGGGTGAGCTGGAGGAGGCCCGGGAGGGGTTCCGGGTGGTGGAGCCGGGTTGA